The following are encoded together in the Glycine soja cultivar W05 chromosome 5, ASM419377v2, whole genome shotgun sequence genome:
- the LOC114413610 gene encoding aluminum-activated malate transporter 9-like → MAKVVLSIISTQSAHTYSELLNRNNNILIFIQTVLLGKMGPKLAKTGSFRHGLAEKKEKLLSASAKSSSSYSEIGIDITTREEDEEQSWWNTFKRVAGKALEMGRSDPRKIIFSAKLGLALTILSLLIFLKEPFADLSSYCVWAILTVVVVFEFNIGATLSKGVNGGMGTMLAGGLAVGMAELSTLGGKWEELIIIMCTFIVGFCATYTKLYPTLKPYEYGFRMFLITYCFITVSGYQTGEFVDTAINRFVLIALGAAVSLGVNICIYPIWAGEDLHDLVTKNFMGVATSLEGVVNHYLHCVEYKKVPSKILTYQAADDPIYSGYRSAVESTSKEDSLMGFAVWEPPHGHYKMLKYPWKNYVKLSGALRHCAFMVMAMHGCILSEIQAPAEKRQVFRSELQRVGSEGAKVLRELGNKVKKMEKLGRGDLLYEVHEAAEELQQKIDKKSYLLVNSESWEIGNHSREESDPQQQGLFNMDEERKILEYKSLSEAVLDLRTVQVPNTWEGNVTLGNNPGVPATDASENMFRKKIYWPSHIYYNKSKSEVEEGQESKTYESASALSLTTFTSLLIEFVARLQNLVDSFEELSEVANFVDPLEQQAPVAIASHGFWTRLFNCCKFKD, encoded by the exons ATGGCAAAAGTTGTTTTGTCTATAATATCTACTCAGTCAGCACATACCTACAGCGAACTCTTAAACAGAAATAATAACATCTTAATTTTCATTCAAACCGTTTTGTTAGGAAAAATGGGTCCGAAATTGGCGAAAACAGGGTCTTTCCGTCACGGTTTGgcggagaagaaggagaagcttcTCTCTGCGTCGGCGAAGAGTAGTAGTAGTTATTCTGAGATAGGTATTGACATAACCACGCGAGAGGAAGACGAAGAGCAATCGTGGTGGAACACGTTTAAGCGCGTGGCTGGGAAGGCATTGGAAATGGGTCGCTCTGATCCAAGGAAGATTATCTTCTCTGCAAAATTGGGTCTTGCTTTGACCATTCTCTCCCTTTTGATTTTCCTCAAAGAACCCTTCGCCGATTTGAGCAGCTACTGCGTCTGGGCCATTCTAACTGTTGTCGTAGTCTTTGAATTCAACATAG GGGCAACTCTGAGCAAAGGGGTAAACGGTGGAATGGGGACCATGTTGGCTGGAGGACTTGCTGTGGGCATGGCAGAGTTATCAACATTGGGTGGAAAATGGGAGGAACTTATAATCATTATGTGCACCTTCATTGTAGGATTTTGTGCCACCTATACAAAGCTATACCCTACTTTGAAGCCTTATGAGTACGGGTTCCGCATGTTCTTGATCACCTATTGTTTCATCACTGTATCCGGGTATCAAACAGGGGAATTTGTTGATACAGCTATAAATAGATTTGTTCTCATTGCACTTGGTGCTGCTGTATCTTTGGGAGTCAATATCTGCATATATCCAATCTGGGCTGGTGAGGATCTGCATGATCTTGtcacaaaaaatttcatgggTGTTGCAACATCTTTGGAAG GTGTTGTCAATCACTACCTTCATTGTGTTGAATATAAGAAGGTGCCATCTAAAATTCTTACTTACCAAGCTGCTGATGACCCAATTTACAGTGGCTACAGATCAGCTGTTGAATCTACAAGTAAAGAAGATTCATTG ATGGGATTTGCTGTCTGGGAACCACCACATGGTCATTACAAAATGCTTAAGTATCCATGGAAGAATTATGTGAAATTAAGTGGGGCTCTAAGGCACTGTGCGTTTATGGTCATGGCTATGCATGGGTGCATACTTTCTGAAATACAG GCCCCAGCTGAGAAGAGACAAGTTTTCCGCAGTGAGCTTCAGAGGGTAGGTTCTGAAGGAGCAAAAGTGTTGCGTGAACTTggaaacaaagttaaaaagaTGGAGAAACTAGGTCGTGGAGACTTGCTGTATGAAGTGCACGAGGCTGCAGAGGAATTGCAACAGAAGATCGATAAAAAATCTTACCTTCTTGTCAATTCAGAGAGCTGGGAAATTGGAAACCACTCAAGAGAAGAGAGTGATCCTCAACAACAAGGCCTCTTTAACATGgacgaagaaagaaaaattctcgaGTATAAGTCTCTCAGTGAAGCAGTACTTGATCTCAGAACAGTTCAAGTTCCAAATACTTGGGAAGGAAATGTAACTCTAGGCAATAACCCTGGTGTGCCTGCAACCGATGCCTCTGAAAACATGTTCAGGAAAAAGATATATTGGCCTTCTCatatttattacaataaatCGAAATCGGAGGTCGAAGAGGGACAAGAGTCAAAAACTTACGAAAGTGCTAGTGCACTATCTCTAACAACATTTACATCGCTTTTAATTGAGTTTGTAGCAAGGCTTCAAAACCTGGTGGATTCATTTGAGGAATTAAGTGAAGTAGCAAACTTTGTTGACCCCCTTGAGCAACAAGCACCAGTAGCAATAGCATCTCATGGGTTTTGGACCCGGTTGTTTAACTGCTGCAAATTTAAGGACTGA
- the LOC114413611 gene encoding uncharacterized protein LOC114413611, whose amino-acid sequence MDDSHNRKRLRHHSHSHSPKHPRLCSNSSDTHPLDSPQFQLSRVDPDLLNMLNDAENVTERDPTMQGLDSVIKSFEEEILSPLPNPNLASEAEVFNPNLGYLLEASDDELGLPPAVAPGEDATNPQTLDSGRVGSDGVDLTGFLGFEDDIVNCGGFGLTGYDDVEGDGGGYVTIDGLFDYAEPGADILWRSESLQAM is encoded by the coding sequence ATGGACGACTCCCACAACAGGAAGCGACTTCGCCACCACTCCCACTCCCACTCCCCAAAGCACCCCCGACTTTGTTCTAACTCCTCCGACACTCACCCACTTGACTCGCCCCAGTTTCAACTCTCCCGCGTCGACCCGGACCTTCTCAACATGCTCAATGATGCCGAGAACGTCACGGAGCGTGACCCTACCATGCAGGGTCTTGACTCTGTTATTAAGAGTTTCGAGGAAGAAATACTTTCTCCGCTTCCGAACCCGAATCTAGCGTCCGAAGCAGAGGTGTTTAATCCGAACCTAGGGTACTTGTTGGAAGCATCCGACGACGAGCTAGGGTTGCCGCCGGCGGTAGCGCCCGGCGAGGATGCGACAAATCCCCAAACACTTGATTCGGGCCGGGTTGGATCTGACGGAGTGGATCTGACTGGGTTCCTAGGGTTTGAAGATGATATCGTGAACTGCGGAGGGTTTGGGTTAACTGGTTACGATGATGTGGAAGGTGACGGTGGTGGTTATGTGACGATAGATGGATTGTTTGACTATGCGGAACCCGGTGCCGATATTCTGTGGCGATCGGAGTCGTTGCAGGCGATGTAG